One window of the Pseudomonas lurida genome contains the following:
- a CDS encoding amino acid permease yields the protein MLPQEKGLKRGLSARHIRFMALGSAIGTGLFYGSASAIQMAGPAVLLAYLIGGAAVFMVMRALGEMAVHNPVAGSFGQYASTYLGPMAGFILGWTYAFEMIIVCLADVTAFGIYMGFWFPEVARWVWVLGIVFLIGGLNLCNVKVFGEMEFWLSLLKVGAIVAMILGGFGIMLFGIHSAGDTQASGLSNLWAHGGFMPNGIGGLIASFAVVMFAFGGIEIIGITAGEAKDPQRVIPKAINAVPLRILLFYVLTLFVLMAIYPWPQIGSQGSPFVQIFSNLGIGSAATILNIVVISAAVSAINSDIFGAGRMMYGLAQQGQAPKGFAQLSRHGVPWMTVVVMGAALLGGVVLNYLIPENVFLLIASIATFATVWVWLMILFTQVAMRRSMTKEQVAELKFPVPFWPYAPAAAIVFMLFVFGVLGYFPDTQAALLVGAVWIVLLVVAYLLWVKPAAGQAARVHYDPALSHR from the coding sequence ATGCTCCCGCAAGAGAAAGGATTGAAACGCGGGCTCAGTGCCCGACATATTCGCTTCATGGCACTCGGTTCCGCGATCGGCACCGGGCTGTTCTATGGCTCTGCCTCTGCTATCCAGATGGCCGGCCCAGCCGTGCTGCTGGCCTACCTGATCGGCGGCGCCGCCGTGTTCATGGTCATGCGCGCCCTTGGCGAAATGGCTGTGCACAACCCGGTGGCCGGTTCCTTCGGGCAGTACGCCAGCACTTACCTGGGCCCCATGGCCGGGTTCATCCTCGGTTGGACCTACGCGTTTGAAATGATCATCGTCTGCCTGGCGGACGTCACCGCCTTCGGCATCTACATGGGCTTCTGGTTTCCCGAGGTCGCGCGTTGGGTCTGGGTACTCGGCATTGTGTTTTTGATCGGTGGCCTGAACCTGTGCAACGTCAAAGTGTTTGGCGAAATGGAGTTCTGGCTGTCACTGCTCAAGGTTGGCGCTATCGTCGCGATGATCCTCGGCGGCTTCGGCATCATGCTGTTCGGCATTCATTCGGCCGGTGACACCCAGGCCAGCGGCCTCAGCAATTTGTGGGCCCACGGCGGCTTCATGCCCAATGGCATCGGCGGCTTGATCGCCTCGTTCGCGGTGGTGATGTTTGCCTTTGGCGGCATTGAAATCATCGGCATCACCGCGGGTGAAGCCAAGGACCCGCAACGCGTGATCCCCAAGGCGATCAACGCCGTGCCGCTGCGTATCCTGTTGTTCTACGTGCTGACCCTGTTCGTGCTGATGGCCATCTACCCGTGGCCGCAGATCGGTAGCCAAGGCAGCCCGTTCGTGCAGATCTTCAGCAACCTGGGCATCGGCTCGGCGGCGACCATCCTCAACATCGTGGTGATCTCGGCGGCCGTCTCGGCCATCAACAGTGACATCTTCGGTGCTGGTCGCATGATGTACGGCCTGGCCCAACAGGGGCAGGCGCCCAAGGGCTTTGCGCAGTTGTCCAGGCACGGCGTGCCGTGGATGACCGTGGTGGTGATGGGCGCGGCGCTGCTGGGCGGGGTGGTGCTCAACTACCTGATCCCGGAAAACGTGTTCCTGCTGATCGCCTCGATTGCGACCTTCGCCACCGTGTGGGTGTGGCTGATGATCCTGTTCACCCAAGTGGCCATGCGCCGCTCGATGACCAAGGAACAGGTCGCCGAACTGAAATTCCCGGTGCCGTTCTGGCCTTACGCGCCAGCGGCCGCCATTGTCTTCATGCTGTTCGTGTTTGGTGTGCTGGGTTACTTCCCGGACACCCAGGCCGCCTTGCTGGTCGGGGCCGTGTGGATCGTGCTGCTGGTCGTTGCCTACCTGCTGTGGGTCAAGCCCGCAGCA